GCAGATGATTATCCCTTTGGTAATAGAAACCATCAGCCAGCTTTGTGAAACTCTCAACTCCTGTCCCGGTACAACACCAGAAGTTATCGTAGGGACGATTGTAAATTTTATTATAACCGGCCCCCATCGGCTGAAAGTACATCATCATGCCGGTATCCGGATTTTGCGAGGCCAGAGTGTTCCCAAGCTCGGTATGCCAAAGCCATAGCCGAGAGATAATGTCCAAAGAAATGGCCACGGAAGTTTATATCATCACTTCTCTCCCATCCATCATACCCCGCTTTAGTGGGTGGCCGCCTATGATTATGAACGATACCGAAGCAGTGAAATGCCCCGGATTTTGATTGAAATAACAGAATATATTCGTCTTCACTACAATGAACCCCTTACTGTTGACTTTCTGGCCAGGCGATTCAACTATTCTTCTACCTATTTAACAAAGCTTTTTAAGCGCTACACGGGTTATTCTCTCCTTAACTATATAAATCGAACGAGAATTGCCATCGCTAAAAACCTGCTTTGCAGTACCTCTCATTCACTTAGCATTATTGCAGGCAACTGCGGTTTTTCCAGCGATAAATACTTTATGCGTATCTTTAAGCAATTTGAAGGAACCACTCCTTCCCAGTACCGCAGGAGTATTTCGCAACGTAAAATCGTTACACAGTAAGTGTATGGTTATACAATACACTTTTCATAACATAAGTACTGACACGAATACATATTTTTGTTATAATCGACTTATACTTACTTCAATGTTATGTAAGAGAAGCGTTAAAGGAGATGTTATGAATGCGCTGGCTTTATTCACACCGTAAACAATTAACCGTTATTTTAATTTTGCTGGTTACCTTATTATTATTTCCGAGACTTCGCACCATAACGGTTGACGACATTATCAATTACACACCCGCCTCACCGTTTTGGGCCGCACTTTCTTTTATTGGACTCTATTGCCTCCGGCCTGTTCTCATGGCAATTCCCAACTTAGTGATCTGCATCGCCATCGGAATCCTTTTTCCCCCGATTCAGGGTATTCTCATAAGCCTGATTGGGATTTTTTGTGAGACAACAATCAGCTACTTTCTTGGCTGGAAATTAGGTGACAAAGAAGTGACAAAGTTAGTAGAGAAGAATGAAAAAGTCCGCAAATTTCTTTCCTCTAATCAGAATAACGATACGGCTACCTGTTTTCTGGCTCGAATTACCCCATTGCCTATCGGGCTGACCAGCATGTTTTTTGGAGCCGCAGGAATGCCCTGGAGCAAATATGTCTTTGCCTCAGTCCTTGGTCTGGCGCCGAAGATGATTCCCTATGTACTTGCGGGAAGCGCAATTGATAACCCTATTTCAATAGAATTTTTATTACCATTTGGCATCAGTTTTCTGATTACTCTGGCAGTTTTTATTATTTATCGGAAGGTGACAAGTGCCGGAGTGAATTAATCGGGCATCTGCAGGAAATGTCTGAGAGATGCAAAAAAGACACATCTGATTTTGATGTGCCTTTTTTGTGCTTATATCTATATAAAGAAGGGCCGTTATCCTTCGATGGCAATATATTTATTCGCCTCAATCTGTTTTTTATCCGGTTTTGGTATATCCAGTTTCAGGATACCATGTTTAAAGGATGCCTGAATATCTTCCTGCCTCAGTTCCTTTCCAACGTAAAAGCTTCTCTGGCAGGCCCCTGCGTATCTCTCGCGATGGATGTACTTTCCACTGTTTTTATCTTCTTTGTCCTCATCAAGTCCTTTGGATGCGCGTATGCTCAAATAGCCATTTTCCAAAGATACCTGAATTTCATCCTTCTTAAATCCCGGCAGATCCATGACCAGCTTGTAGCCGGTTTCTGTCTCTTTAACATCTGTATTCATCATATTCTTTGCATGATGTCCATAGAGCTTTTTCTCAACCCTTCTGAAGTCTTTGTCATCGAACCATGGATCATTAAAGAAATCCTCAAATAAATCTCTTCCAAATACACCAGGTGCTAACATAAAATCTTCCTCCTCTATCCTTCAATCGAAATGTATTGTCTCTGTTCCACTTCCGGATTCGTATCTCTCTTCGGAACCAGCAGTTTCAATGTTCCGTCTTCAAATCTGGCTTTGACATCTTCCTGTGTCACTGCATCACCGACATAGAATCTTCTGCTTGCGCTGCCGGAATATCTTTCACGGCGGATGTAGTTACCTTCCTCGTCTTTCTCATCTTTACTGGAGTTCGATGAAGCATTAATTGTAAGATATCCGTCTTTCAGTTCTGCATGAATGTCTTCCTTCTTAACTCCTGGCAGATCCATCGTAATTTCATAACCGTTTTCTTTTTCTTCCACATCTGTTCTCATCAGATTATTTGTCCAACGGTTTCCGAAAGACCCCATGAAATCATCAAAAACATTTTCTCCAAAAATACTAGGCATCAACATAAATCATCTCTCCTTTCAAATACTTTCTATAATAAATGATGTCCATTTGTTACCCAGAACATTCAGGAATCTGTTTGTCTATACTTATCTTTTTTCTTTCCTGTTCCTTTGTTCTATATATGTTATAACACTAAAATTAGCACTCGTCAAGAGCGAGTGCTAATAAATTTTGTGAACTTTTTGTGAAATTTTTTCTATGTCTTATTATATGCCTTACAGCACTTCCACAGATGCTCTGATAATCTCATATGCTTTATCGCACTCTTCTTCCGTTACAATCAACGGAGGCACCATACGTATAATATGCCCGCCAATCGCCGTAATCAGGAGTTTGCGTTCCAGACAAGCGTGCTTCACCTCGGGTCCGCTGACGGTCTCGTCAAATTCCACCCCTACAAGCAGTCCCTGATGCCTTACCTCCTTTACATGAGGCAGCTGTGAAAGCTTTTCGCAAAAGTAATCCCCCATCTCTTTTGCATGCTCCGCACAATTGAGCCTCAGTAATTCATCAATCTCTGCGAGCGCTGCCGCACAGGAGACCGGATTACCGCCAAATGTGCTCCCATGAGAGCCAATGGTAAACGCTTTTGCCACATCTTTCGTTGCACAGATGGCTCCGATTGGCATTCCTCCCCCGAGTGCTTTTGCCATAGAAACAATGTCCGGTTTAATCTTATAGTTCATGTAACTCATAACAGCCCCGGTTCTACACCATCCCGTCTGCACCTCATCCAGCAGCAGCAAAAGTCCCTTTTCATCACAGAGTGCCCGCAGCCCTGTCAGGAACTCCGGTGAGGCTGGGTGAACGCCGCCTTCCCCTTGCACCGGCTCGACCAAAATGGCGATTGTATTCTCATTTACTGCCTCAGCAAAGGAGGACAGATTATTAAATTCTGCATAGGAAAAACCCGGTGTCATGTCGCCAAATCCCATCTGGCAGGCACTTTCCGGCTGACCCGTTGCGCTCATTGCTCCAAATGTTCTCCCATGAAAGGACATTTTAGCCGTAACAATATTGTATTTGTGTGGTCCATACTTTTCGACACCATACTTTCTCGCCATCTTAATCATCGCTTCATTTGCCTCTGCTCCGGAGCTTTGGAAAAAAACTTTATCCATACCTATAGTGGTACAAATTTTCTCTGCCAGGAGGGCCTGTGGAATTGTGTATGGATAATTGAAGGTATGCATGATATCCGCACACTGCCCACAGACTGCCTCCACCACTTTATCATTGCAATTTCCCGCACTGTTTACCGCAATGCCCGCATAAAAGTCCAGATACGCTGTACCATCCGGTGTGTACAGATACATACCCTTCGCCGTCTCTGCAATAAAATCCATTCGCTCATACGTTTCAATCATATATGTTTTTACTTTTAATTTAATCTCTTCCTCTGTCAGTCCCGTATCCTTTAATTTCATATCAATTCCTCTCTTTCATCGTGAAAATTATATAAGCCCTTAATTTCCAGATAGTTCCGGATCAGGGTAACGCATTCCTCCACTCCGACTCTTTCACTGTTTAAGGTCATGTCATAATTAACCGGATTCGTCCAATAATTTCCTCCTGTATAATAGGCATAATAATCCGCACGATAACGGTCTGTATGCTCAATGGTCGCATGCGCAGTTTCTTTCGTTACACCCATATGCTCCATGGTACGTCTCACACAAAAATCTCTGGGTGCTTCTATATAAATACTGACCACATTACTTTTTTCCCGTAATATCCAGTCGGCACATTTCCCCACAATTATGCAAGACTCTGTTTCTGCAAGATCCTCTATGATTTTCTTCTGATATCCAAACAATGTATCATCCGATACAAATGCCTCATTTCTGCTGATATAGTGCCTGGCCTTTGGCAGTCCACGCATAAAGCTTGAAAACCCGCCCTTTGATCTGACTTTTTCATTTACCTCCTCAAAAATGCCTTCATCCAGACCGCTCAGTTGAGAAGCCAGCGTCAGAATACGGTTTTCGTAACAATGAATACCCAGGCTTTTTGCCAGCTTTGCAGCGATTTCTTTTCCCCCGGTGCCAAACCCTCTGGCAAATGTCACAACATAATTTCCCATCTGATTTTCTTCCCTCCTATCCTGCGATAAATCTGCTTAAAAATTCTCTGGTTCTTGGATTCTTTGGATTTTGAAACAGCCGTTCAGGCATATCATCCTCCACAATATAGCCTTTATCCATGAAGATGGTTCTTGTAGATACATCTCTGGCAAATCCCATCTCATGGGTTACGATAATCATGGTCAGACCGGTCTTTGCCAGTTCCTTCATGACATGCAACACCTCTCCTACCATCTCCGGATCCAGTGCACTGGTGGGTTCATCAAACAACAGTACTTCCGGATTCATACAAAGTGCTCTTGCAATTGCGACGCGCTGTTTTTGCCCACCGGAAAGCTGTGATGGCCTGGCATGAATAAAAGGGGCCATACCCACTGCTTTTAAGTTTGCAATTGCACGGTCAAATGCCTCCGTCTTGGAAAGATGCAATACTTTACGTGTTCCCGACATACAATTATCAAGAACTGTCATGTTATCAAAAAGATTAAAGGACTGGAATACCATGCCCACCTTTGAACGATATACATTCACTTCTTTTTGAATGTCCCGGACTTCTTTTTCATGATAGAGGATTTTACCTTTTGTCTGATGTTCCAATCTGTTAATGCAGCGCAGCAAAGTAGATTTACCAGAGCCAGAGGATCCTACGATGCAGATTACTTCCCCTTGCCGGACAAAAAAATCAATTTTCCGCAGTACCTCATGGTCACCGAAGGATTTACTCAGCGCTTCAACAGAGATGATTTTTTCTCCATCCATAACATTTTCCTCCTATTCATTATCCATATATTCCACTGCCAAAACGTAGTCCTTTTTTCCATTCATTTTCTTCTCCAGCAAAAGGAACATGCGGTTGAAGATAAAACACAACACAAAGTAAATGAGTGCGATTACCAGATATGATTCAAAATACTTATAGTAATTTCCACCGGCTGTCTTGGCCATCATAAACAGCTCCGATACTCCGATTACATTCAGTACAGATGTCATTTTTAAGTTTGTCAGAAAAGTATTTACCATTTCGGGAATGATGTTACGAAAAGCCTGTGGCAAAACCACCTGAAACATGGCCCCAATCGGTGACATACCCAAGGCAAGTGCCCCTTCCCGCTGCCCTCCGTCAATAGACTTGATTCCGGCACGCACCGTCTCTGACATATAGGCGCCAGTATTAAGTACAGTAACTAAAACTCCGGCTGCCGGAGAACTGATTTCAACACCAGACTGCCGCAGGCCATAATAGATAATCATTCCCTGCACAATCATCGGTGTACCGCGGAAAATTTCCACATACAACAGCGATATTACTTTCAAAATCCGGACTAGAATTCTTTTTACAGGACTCCCTTCCCGGCTGACTCTGATATCCTCTATAATTCCGACAAGGTATCCCAGTAAAAACCCCAGAGCGGTTCCAATGACGGCCACATATAAAGTCATTACCGTTCCTTGTACGAACAGACTCTTATATTTCCCCGCCAGAAAAATCATCCATTCCAGAGCATTTGTCGGATCTGATGCCAAAAGAAACTTATTTCCCATGGATGCTCCTCCTTCCATTTAGTTGGCTGCTGGCTGTAGTTTGATTGCTTCATTCATCATTTCATTCATTTTCTCTTTATCCGTCCAGGAAATACTATCCATTGCTCCCTGAATTTTGTCTCTCAGATCCGTATCTTCTTTCCGGGTCGCAATACATACATCCGTGGAGCCTGTCGGATCTTCAATCGTATCATCAGCGTCCAGTGAAAGCAGCTTGAGATCCTTATTTGTCATCGCCGCAGATTCAGAAGTCGGAAGATCGATTACGCAGGCATCGGCTACGCCATTGGATACTGCCATAAAGCATTCTGCTGTCGTCCCATAATTTGCAACAGGTGTCGCACCCGGAATCTGATCCACCAGGCTGACCCATGCAGTTCCAAGCTGCGTTGTCACCGTAACGTCTTTACCTTCAAAATCAGAAAGTTTTGTAAAGTTTTCAAATTCACTCCCCTTTTTAACAGTAATGCATACGTCTCTGTAGTAATAAGGTTCCGTAAAGGAGTAAGCCTTTTCTCTTTCTTCCGTTCTTCCCATTCCGGCGATGATGCAGTCATAGTCTCCCGAATCAAGTCCCATTCCAATGGAATCCCACTCCACCTTATGTATTTCCAGTTCCCACCCTAATTCATCTGCAATTTTTTTTGCCATCATCACATCATAGCCATACGCATAATAGTTCGTTCCATCAATTGGCAGTGCCATGTCCCCATTTGCAGCCTCCTTTGTTTCCTGTGTCCAGTTAAATGGCGCATAAGCACATTCCATACCGACTCTTAGAACACTTTTTGAATCACCAGATGTACCTGCACCAGCAGATGTATCACTTGCGCCTGTCGTGGCACTTCCTGAGGTTTTACCTGAATCCCCACATCCGGAAAGCAATGCGGCCATCATTACCACCGTTACCATTATACTTATCATGTTCTTTTTCATAGTCTGACTCCTCTCTTTTCACAAACTGAAGTTTACAAGTAGTTCCAAACAAACAAAAAAAGACGCTTACCTTTAAAGTAAACGCCTTCGTTTGACAAAAAATATATAGATTATTTTGAAAAGCTTTTAAAAAATTATAGTGCAAGTATATCCAATGTATATGTGATTGTCAATCCTTTTATTCATATTGGGATGCTCAATTCTAATATTTTTATAAACTTCCTCTAATGCATCCCTAGACATTTTCCGCATATAAGCTGGCTTTTCCAGCTGTTTCTTCACTATTTATTTCCTGGCACCCGACACTTTGCATGAATTTGTTGGTTGATAAAATTGAAAAACAAATTATAATCATATCGTACAACAGCTCGTTGAATAATCGTCATAACAGATAGATAGGAGGCAAAGGTTTGTCAATCATTGAAGTATCACACCTTACAAAAGACTATGGGCATGGCAGAGGCGTCTTTGATGTTTCAATTAATGTAAATAAAGGCGAATGTGTTGGATTTCTTGGTCCTAATGGGGCTGGAAAGACTACTACGATCCGTCACTTAATGGGATTTTCGAAGCCGCAGAAGGGAACAACAGCAATCCTTGGAAAAGACAGTTGGGTTCATGCTGCCCGGCTCCAAAATACCGTCGGTTATCTGCCCGGCGAAATTGCTCTTCCTGCCGGAATAACCGGCACCGGATTTTTGAAAATGATGA
The window above is part of the Novisyntrophococcus fermenticellae genome. Proteins encoded here:
- a CDS encoding transporter substrate-binding domain-containing protein, with the protein product MKKNMISIMVTVVMMAALLSGCGDSGKTSGSATTGASDTSAGAGTSGDSKSVLRVGMECAYAPFNWTQETKEAANGDMALPIDGTNYYAYGYDVMMAKKIADELGWELEIHKVEWDSIGMGLDSGDYDCIIAGMGRTEEREKAYSFTEPYYYRDVCITVKKGSEFENFTKLSDFEGKDVTVTTQLGTAWVSLVDQIPGATPVANYGTTAECFMAVSNGVADACVIDLPTSESAAMTNKDLKLLSLDADDTIEDPTGSTDVCIATRKEDTDLRDKIQGAMDSISWTDKEKMNEMMNEAIKLQPAAN
- a CDS encoding TVP38/TMEM64 family protein, whose protein sequence is MRWLYSHRKQLTVILILLVTLLLFPRLRTITVDDIINYTPASPFWAALSFIGLYCLRPVLMAIPNLVICIAIGILFPPIQGILISLIGIFCETTISYFLGWKLGDKEVTKLVEKNEKVRKFLSSNQNNDTATCFLARITPLPIGLTSMFFGAAGMPWSKYVFASVLGLAPKMIPYVLAGSAIDNPISIEFLLPFGISFLITLAVFIIYRKVTSAGVN
- a CDS encoding cytidylate kinase-like family protein, with product MGNYVVTFARGFGTGGKEIAAKLAKSLGIHCYENRILTLASQLSGLDEGIFEEVNEKVRSKGGFSSFMRGLPKARHYISRNEAFVSDDTLFGYQKKIIEDLAETESCIIVGKCADWILREKSNVVSIYIEAPRDFCVRRTMEHMGVTKETAHATIEHTDRYRADYYAYYTGGNYWTNPVNYDMTLNSERVGVEECVTLIRNYLEIKGLYNFHDEREELI
- a CDS encoding amino acid ABC transporter permease, with product MGNKFLLASDPTNALEWMIFLAGKYKSLFVQGTVMTLYVAVIGTALGFLLGYLVGIIEDIRVSREGSPVKRILVRILKVISLLYVEIFRGTPMIVQGMIIYYGLRQSGVEISSPAAGVLVTVLNTGAYMSETVRAGIKSIDGGQREGALALGMSPIGAMFQVVLPQAFRNIIPEMVNTFLTNLKMTSVLNVIGVSELFMMAKTAGGNYYKYFESYLVIALIYFVLCFIFNRMFLLLEKKMNGKKDYVLAVEYMDNE
- a CDS encoding amino acid ABC transporter ATP-binding protein, with translation MDGEKIISVEALSKSFGDHEVLRKIDFFVRQGEVICIVGSSGSGKSTLLRCINRLEHQTKGKILYHEKEVRDIQKEVNVYRSKVGMVFQSFNLFDNMTVLDNCMSGTRKVLHLSKTEAFDRAIANLKAVGMAPFIHARPSQLSGGQKQRVAIARALCMNPEVLLFDEPTSALDPEMVGEVLHVMKELAKTGLTMIIVTHEMGFARDVSTRTIFMDKGYIVEDDMPERLFQNPKNPRTREFLSRFIAG
- a CDS encoding helix-turn-helix domain-containing protein, which encodes MPRILIEITEYIRLHYNEPLTVDFLARRFNYSSTYLTKLFKRYTGYSLLNYINRTRIAIAKNLLCSTSHSLSIIAGNCGFSSDKYFMRIFKQFEGTTPSQYRRSISQRKIVTQ
- a CDS encoding aspartate aminotransferase family protein, whose product is MKLKDTGLTEEEIKLKVKTYMIETYERMDFIAETAKGMYLYTPDGTAYLDFYAGIAVNSAGNCNDKVVEAVCGQCADIMHTFNYPYTIPQALLAEKICTTIGMDKVFFQSSGAEANEAMIKMARKYGVEKYGPHKYNIVTAKMSFHGRTFGAMSATGQPESACQMGFGDMTPGFSYAEFNNLSSFAEAVNENTIAILVEPVQGEGGVHPASPEFLTGLRALCDEKGLLLLLDEVQTGWCRTGAVMSYMNYKIKPDIVSMAKALGGGMPIGAICATKDVAKAFTIGSHGSTFGGNPVSCAAALAEIDELLRLNCAEHAKEMGDYFCEKLSQLPHVKEVRHQGLLVGVEFDETVSGPEVKHACLERKLLITAIGGHIIRMVPPLIVTEEECDKAYEIIRASVEVL
- a CDS encoding Hsp20/alpha crystallin family protein; amino-acid sequence: MLMPSIFGENVFDDFMGSFGNRWTNNLMRTDVEEKENGYEITMDLPGVKKEDIHAELKDGYLTINASSNSSKDEKDEEGNYIRRERYSGSASRRFYVGDAVTQEDVKARFEDGTLKLLVPKRDTNPEVEQRQYISIEG
- a CDS encoding Hsp20/alpha crystallin family protein, with the protein product MLAPGVFGRDLFEDFFNDPWFDDKDFRRVEKKLYGHHAKNMMNTDVKETETGYKLVMDLPGFKKDEIQVSLENGYLSIRASKGLDEDKEDKNSGKYIHRERYAGACQRSFYVGKELRQEDIQASFKHGILKLDIPKPDKKQIEANKYIAIEG